The following coding sequences are from one Diabrotica virgifera virgifera chromosome 2, PGI_DIABVI_V3a window:
- the LOC126880437 gene encoding 39S ribosomal protein L54, mitochondrial, whose amino-acid sequence MNYSSVYTLFNVRCMVLKFTSYISKNTYAKKDSASVSMIGGALKKKKLGKLGPVMEKKVLPVETDPEKLVKYACGSNIYKTGEDAILKEDKEYPDWLWNVRLGPPPTLEELDTESKQYWRYIRKMAMKRNNQLSKIRKF is encoded by the exons ATGAATTATTCCAGTGTTTATACCCTTTTTAACGTAAGATGTATGGTATTAAAGTTTACATCTTATATTTCAAAAAATACCTATGCAAAGAAGGATAGTGCTA gtgTCAGCATGATAGGAGGAGCACTAAAGAAAAAGAAACTTGGCAAGTTAGGACCTGTAATGGAAAAGAAAGTGTTACCTGTAGAAACTGATCCTGAAAAATTAGTCAAATATGCCTGTGGTAGTAACATATATAAAACTGGAGAGGACGCTATTTTAAAAGAAGATAAAGAATACCCCGATTGGTTATGGAACGTAAGGTTGGGGCCTCCTCCAACTTTAGAAGAATTGGACACTGAATCTAAACAATATTGGAGGTATATACGAAAAATGGCAATGAAGCGAAATAATCAGTTATCAAAAATAagaaagttttaa